Proteins from one Chrysiogenia bacterium genomic window:
- a CDS encoding AAA family ATPase, producing MTLEEFSGELSAQLRAHYPLLYVLTSEEERLERVLSGVAGAAKWQLVRWNGASGFAPLAPASLPDTLAQTSDPAGCLRAINGGPERTAYLLEDFHLALKDAAVLRQLKEALRALPQRSITLIISSPSLHLPEELAKDVAVLELPYPSREELGAIIDHVVASFPEAHRPELAPALRERMQNAAAGLTENEARRLFAKALLIKRPFTESDLGLLLQEKKQLIRQSQLLEFFESGEDMSSIGGLDELKKWLQSRERAFGEEARAYGLPQPKGLMLLGVQGCGKSLTSKVIANLWKLPLLRLDFGAVFSAGSGGPDENLRRALRIAESVSPAVLWVDEIEKGLAGLDSGSATAGETSRVLGSFITWMQEKKQASFVVATANSIENLPPELLRKGRFDEIFFVDLPNAHERKTIFEIHLKKRGRDPGAFDCEGLAAQCEKFSGAEIEESIVSAMYEAFAEDREVNGEDVHQAIKDTVPLAVTQEERIEALKDWARNRARRASLDTRMLDVFGGRA from the coding sequence ATGACGCTCGAGGAGTTCTCCGGCGAACTCAGCGCCCAGCTCCGGGCGCACTACCCGCTCCTCTACGTTCTCACCAGCGAGGAAGAGAGACTCGAGCGTGTGCTGAGCGGCGTCGCCGGCGCAGCAAAGTGGCAGCTCGTTCGCTGGAACGGTGCGAGCGGGTTCGCGCCGCTTGCGCCCGCGAGCCTTCCCGACACGCTGGCGCAGACGAGCGACCCGGCCGGATGCCTGCGCGCCATCAATGGCGGGCCCGAGCGCACGGCCTATCTGCTCGAAGACTTCCACCTTGCGCTCAAGGATGCGGCCGTGTTGCGCCAGCTCAAGGAAGCGCTGCGCGCGCTGCCCCAGCGGTCCATCACGCTGATCATCTCCAGCCCTTCGCTGCACCTGCCCGAGGAACTGGCCAAGGACGTCGCCGTGTTGGAGCTGCCCTACCCCTCGCGCGAGGAGCTGGGCGCCATCATCGATCACGTCGTTGCATCGTTTCCCGAGGCGCACCGCCCGGAGCTCGCCCCTGCGCTGCGCGAGCGAATGCAGAACGCGGCGGCGGGGCTGACGGAAAATGAAGCCCGGCGGCTCTTCGCCAAGGCGCTGCTCATCAAGCGGCCCTTTACCGAGTCGGACCTGGGACTGCTGCTTCAGGAAAAGAAACAACTCATCCGCCAGAGCCAGCTTCTGGAATTTTTCGAGTCGGGCGAGGACATGAGTTCCATCGGCGGGCTCGACGAGCTCAAGAAGTGGCTACAAAGCCGTGAGCGCGCTTTCGGCGAGGAGGCCCGCGCCTACGGTCTTCCCCAGCCCAAGGGCCTGATGCTGCTGGGCGTGCAGGGTTGCGGTAAGTCGCTGACCTCGAAAGTGATCGCCAACCTGTGGAAGCTCCCGCTGCTGCGCCTGGATTTCGGCGCGGTCTTCAGCGCGGGAAGCGGCGGCCCGGACGAGAACCTGCGCCGCGCGCTGCGCATTGCCGAGTCGGTCTCGCCGGCGGTGCTCTGGGTCGACGAGATCGAAAAAGGGCTCGCCGGCCTGGATTCGGGAAGCGCCACCGCCGGGGAAACCTCGCGCGTGCTGGGCTCGTTCATCACGTGGATGCAGGAGAAGAAGCAGGCATCCTTCGTCGTCGCCACCGCGAACTCCATTGAGAACCTCCCGCCCGAGCTCCTGCGCAAGGGTCGCTTCGACGAGATTTTCTTCGTCGACCTGCCCAACGCCCATGAGCGCAAGACGATCTTCGAGATCCATCTGAAGAAGCGCGGGCGCGATCCCGGCGCTTTCGATTGCGAGGGGCTCGCTGCGCAGTGTGAGAAATTCTCCGGCGCGGAGATCGAAGAGAGCATCGTCTCGGCGATGTATGAAGCCTTTGCCGAAGACCGCGAGGTCAACGGCGAGGACGTCCACCAGGCCATCAAGGACACCGTGCCCCTGGCGGTGACGCAGGAAGAGCGCATCGAGGCCCTCAAGGACTGGGCCCGCAACCGGGCCCGCAGGGCCTCCCTGGATACCCGGATGCTCGACGTTTTTGGCGGACGCGCCTGA
- a CDS encoding PilZ domain-containing protein, with the protein MTTSDSQPAPYAVERKHPRIPLTIEIRCKGSGRSERFISRDLSPGGVFLYTTRVYPIDATVDLSFYVPYHHEQITVRGRVARHSQDTVSGIVDGMGIEFTEVPEDARESIDHYMQTTRK; encoded by the coding sequence ATGACCACGTCGGATTCGCAGCCCGCGCCCTACGCCGTAGAGCGCAAGCATCCACGCATCCCGCTTACCATCGAGATCCGCTGCAAGGGCTCGGGCCGTTCCGAGCGTTTCATTTCCCGCGATCTCTCACCCGGCGGGGTGTTTCTCTACACCACCCGCGTCTACCCGATCGACGCCACCGTGGACCTGAGCTTCTACGTTCCTTACCACCACGAGCAGATCACTGTTCGCGGCCGCGTTGCGCGCCACTCCCAGGACACGGTGAGCGGCATCGTCGACGGGATGGGGATCGAGTTCACCGAAGTCCCCGAAGACGCGCGCGAATCCATCGACCACTACATGCAGACCACGCGCAAGTAG
- a CDS encoding response regulator: MKKKILIAEDTRLIATAIYDQLSSDFEVTLCFDGKQAASRALEESFDLIVTDIVMPEMDGIELARVLRNQEATKDIPIIALSTKAEDMLNAETRRQFAAYLVKPFGLDELPRIVHDILGGVGAAQ, from the coding sequence ATGAAGAAGAAAATCCTGATCGCGGAGGACACACGGCTGATCGCCACGGCGATTTACGATCAGCTCTCGTCCGACTTTGAGGTCACGCTGTGCTTCGACGGCAAGCAGGCGGCCTCGCGCGCGCTCGAGGAGAGCTTCGATCTGATCGTCACCGACATCGTCATGCCGGAGATGGACGGGATCGAGCTGGCCCGCGTGCTGCGCAATCAGGAAGCGACCAAGGACATCCCAATCATCGCGCTTTCCACCAAGGCCGAGGACATGCTCAACGCTGAAACGCGACGCCAGTTCGCTGCTTATCTTGTCAAGCCCTTCGGGCTCGATGAACTTCCACGGATCGTTCACGATATTCTCGGCGGGGTCGGAGCGGCGCAATGA
- a CDS encoding methyltransferase domain-containing protein: protein MLASVTELLRCIRCDHPGPLSLEAGGKRKGEQVMEGALTCLGCGARWPIEDGIADFVGGEDAGAGLAQRLMEAAPIPMIYERYWRPALMRMVQPPRAFEEEARVVVRMLRPQIGDNVADVACGTGNYTRRWARLVAHGPKAEGGMAVGFDRSAVMLRQAARQARAENLDNVSFIRADVHRLPLRTASWDGAACCAALHLFSNPGQVIAEIGAALKPGGRFACLTLEEREGDWGRWIAQGSELLTGLHFFAREELENLTTRARLEWIEAVRHGQVCIFVARASRTA from the coding sequence ATGCTGGCATCCGTGACAGAGCTGCTGCGCTGCATTCGCTGCGACCACCCGGGCCCGCTGAGCCTGGAGGCAGGCGGCAAGCGCAAGGGCGAGCAGGTAATGGAAGGCGCGCTCACCTGCCTGGGGTGCGGGGCGCGCTGGCCCATTGAGGACGGAATCGCCGACTTCGTGGGCGGCGAGGACGCCGGGGCGGGCCTTGCCCAGCGGCTCATGGAGGCCGCGCCGATTCCCATGATCTACGAGCGTTACTGGCGCCCGGCGCTCATGCGCATGGTGCAGCCCCCGCGCGCCTTTGAAGAAGAGGCCCGCGTGGTGGTCCGGATGCTGCGCCCCCAGATCGGCGACAACGTGGCCGACGTGGCCTGCGGCACCGGCAACTACACCCGGCGCTGGGCCCGGCTGGTGGCCCACGGGCCTAAGGCCGAGGGCGGCATGGCCGTGGGCTTCGACCGCTCGGCGGTGATGCTCCGGCAGGCGGCCAGGCAGGCCCGGGCCGAGAATCTGGACAATGTCTCCTTCATCCGCGCCGATGTTCACCGGCTCCCCCTTCGCACGGCTTCCTGGGACGGCGCGGCCTGCTGCGCGGCACTCCACCTGTTCAGCAACCCCGGCCAGGTCATCGCTGAGATCGGTGCCGCGCTCAAGCCCGGCGGGCGCTTCGCGTGCCTGACTCTCGAAGAGCGCGAGGGCGACTGGGGCCGCTGGATCGCCCAGGGCAGCGAGCTGCTCACGGGCCTGCATTTCTTTGCGCGCGAGGAACTCGAAAACCTCACAACCCGTGCACGGCTCGAATGGATCGAGGCGGTGCGCCACGGGCAGGTCTGCATCTTTGTTGCGCGCGCCTCGCGCACGGCGTAG